A DNA window from Drosophila biarmipes strain raj3 chromosome 2R, RU_DBia_V1.1, whole genome shotgun sequence contains the following coding sequences:
- the LOC108023006 gene encoding uncharacterized protein LOC108023006, with translation MLKKARDGKSKGRRRLPAMFGLWLPVWLLWLLLLPGQVLLGDAASVTWGHVSKYASVLHTEDVYLAPDSPGQDIVYGSQNASDNYRITGIHVEDLSGGAEALLTAGGVGQQFVALHCQRLRESKEEEPGTAHLEVSIYGVDV, from the exons ATGCTGAAAAAAGCGAGGGACGGGAAATCAAAGGGCCGCCGGCGGTTGCCAGCGATGTTTGGGCTGTGGCTTCCAGTGTGGCTTCTgtggctgctcctgctgcctgGCCAGGTGTTGCTGGGCGATGCCGCCTCGGTCACCTGGGGACATGTCAGCAAATACGCCAGCGTCCTGCACACCGAAGATGTTTACCTAGCGCCGGATTCCCCGGGCCAAGATATCGTCTACGGCTCGCAG AATGCCAGCGACAACTACCGAATTACGGGTATTCATGTCGAGGATCTCAGCGGTGGGGCGGAGGCCCTCCTCACTGCTGGCGGCGTTGGCCAGCAGTTTGTGGCTCTTCATTGCCAGAGACTTCGGGAATCCAAGGAGGAGGAACCAGGAACAGCTCATCTCGAGGTGTCTATCTATGGAGTCGACGTATAG